A DNA window from Stutzerimonas stutzeri contains the following coding sequences:
- the crcB gene encoding fluoride efflux transporter CrcB: MIRMAFAVACGGVIGTLLRFAVAAWVSTQWPRHFYLATLAVNLLGCLLIGYLYATFLARPDISPELRGALLIGFLGALTTFSSFSLDALRLLESGQLATAFAYVGGSVLGGLLAAWVGLTLARL, encoded by the coding sequence ATGATCCGCATGGCCTTCGCCGTCGCCTGCGGTGGTGTGATCGGAACATTGCTGCGCTTTGCCGTCGCCGCTTGGGTCAGTACACAGTGGCCCCGGCATTTCTATCTGGCCACGTTGGCAGTGAACCTGCTCGGGTGCTTGTTGATCGGCTATCTCTACGCGACCTTCCTTGCCCGGCCGGATATTTCTCCGGAGCTGCGTGGCGCGTTGCTGATCGGCTTCCTCGGAGCATTGACGACCTTCTCCAGCTTCTCGCTGGATGCACTGCGGCTGCTCGAAAGTGGTCAGCTTGCGACCGCCTTTGCCTACGTCGGTGGCAGCGTGCTTGGCGGCTTGCTCGCGGCCTGGGTTGGGCTCACGCTCGCAAGGTTATGA
- a CDS encoding replication-associated recombination protein A, translating to MDLFSREPVSQPLAARLRAASLDEYVGQEHLLARGKPLREALEQGALHSMVFWGPPGVGKTTLARLLAKVSDAHFETVSAVLAGVKEIRQAVEIAKQQAAQYGRRTILFVDEVHRFNKSQQDAFLPYVEDGTLIFIGATTENPSFELNNALLSRARVYVLKSLDEAALRKLVARALSEPKGLGDLHLELPEESFQMLLAAADGDGRRLLNLLENASDLAEEGGSISTDLLQDLLGDSRRRFDKGGEAFYDQISALHKSVRGSNPDAALYWFARMLDGGCDPLYLARRVVRMASEEIGNADPRALPLCLNAWDVQERLGSPEGELAVAQAIVYLACAPKSNAVYTAFKAAMRDVAENGSQEVPLHLRNAPTKLMKELGYGNEYRYAHDEPDAYAAGEDYFPEAMEPRRYYHPAPRGLESKIRDKLEHLAQLDRDSPVQRRKR from the coding sequence ATGGACCTGTTCAGCCGTGAACCAGTCTCCCAGCCACTTGCCGCGCGGTTGCGTGCCGCCAGTCTCGACGAGTACGTCGGGCAGGAGCATCTGCTCGCGCGGGGCAAGCCGCTGCGTGAGGCGCTGGAGCAGGGCGCGCTGCATTCCATGGTGTTCTGGGGCCCGCCTGGCGTTGGCAAGACCACGCTGGCGCGATTGTTGGCCAAGGTTTCCGATGCCCATTTCGAGACGGTTTCGGCTGTGCTCGCCGGGGTCAAGGAGATCCGCCAGGCGGTGGAGATCGCCAAACAGCAGGCTGCGCAGTATGGCCGGCGTACCATCCTGTTCGTCGACGAAGTGCATCGTTTCAACAAGTCGCAGCAAGACGCCTTTCTGCCTTATGTTGAAGACGGCACGCTGATCTTCATCGGCGCTACCACTGAAAATCCCTCCTTCGAACTCAACAATGCGTTGCTCTCGCGTGCCCGCGTCTACGTGTTGAAAAGCCTCGACGAAGCGGCTCTACGCAAGCTGGTCGCGCGGGCGCTGAGCGAACCGAAAGGCCTGGGCGATCTGCATCTGGAACTGCCGGAAGAAAGCTTCCAGATGCTGCTGGCCGCGGCTGACGGCGATGGGCGGCGGCTACTCAATCTGCTGGAGAACGCCTCCGACCTGGCCGAGGAGGGCGGCAGCATCAGTACCGACCTGCTGCAGGACCTGCTGGGTGACAGCCGCCGCCGTTTCGACAAGGGTGGCGAGGCCTTTTACGACCAGATTTCGGCGCTGCATAAGTCAGTCCGCGGCTCCAATCCCGATGCAGCACTCTACTGGTTTGCGCGCATGCTCGATGGCGGCTGCGACCCGCTGTACCTTGCCCGGCGCGTGGTGCGCATGGCCAGCGAGGAAATCGGCAATGCCGACCCGCGTGCGCTGCCGCTGTGCCTGAATGCCTGGGATGTACAGGAGCGCCTGGGCAGTCCGGAAGGTGAACTGGCCGTGGCGCAGGCCATCGTCTATCTCGCCTGCGCGCCGAAGAGCAACGCCGTCTACACCGCGTTCAAGGCAGCGATGCGCGACGTTGCGGAAAACGGCTCGCAGGAAGTGCCGCTGCATCTGCGAAACGCGCCAACGAAACTGATGAAAGAGCTCGGCTACGGCAACGAATACCGCTACGCCCATGACGAGCCGGATGCCTATGCTGCTGGCGAGGACTACTTTCCCGAGGCAATGGAGCCGCGTCGTTACTACCATCCCGCTCCGCGCGGGCTGGAAAGCAAGATCCGCGATAAGCTCGAGCATCTTGCCCAGCTCGATCGCGATAGCCCCGTACAGCGGAGAAAGCGATGA
- the lolA gene encoding outer membrane lipoprotein chaperone LolA: protein MQLIRLLCASVLMVALAPAHADQAASTKRLTGLLNQAETLTGRFSQLSLDGSGTQLQETSGELSLKRPGQFRWHTDAPMEQLLVSNGVKVWLYDPDLEQVTVQQLDQRLTHTPALLLSGDVSTISENFEVSHKEAGDVVDFTLKPKAKDTLFDNLRLSFRGGVINDMQLIDSVGQRTNILFMGVKMNQPLKADLFTFEIPEGADVISE from the coding sequence ATGCAATTGATCCGTTTGCTGTGTGCATCTGTCCTGATGGTTGCCCTGGCCCCGGCTCACGCCGACCAGGCTGCATCCACCAAACGACTGACCGGCCTGCTCAACCAGGCCGAAACCCTGACTGGCCGCTTCTCGCAGCTGTCGCTCGATGGCAGCGGTACCCAGCTGCAGGAAACGTCCGGCGAGCTGTCGTTGAAGCGCCCCGGCCAGTTCCGCTGGCATACCGACGCGCCTATGGAGCAGCTGCTGGTTTCCAATGGTGTGAAGGTCTGGCTGTACGATCCGGACCTGGAGCAGGTCACCGTTCAGCAACTCGACCAGCGTCTGACGCATACCCCTGCGCTGCTGCTCTCCGGTGACGTGTCGACCATCAGCGAGAACTTCGAGGTTTCCCATAAGGAGGCCGGCGACGTTGTCGATTTCACCCTCAAGCCGAAGGCCAAGGACACGCTGTTCGACAATCTGCGCCTGTCATTCCGCGGTGGTGTGATCAACGACATGCAACTGATCGACAGCGTCGGTCAGCGCACCAATATCCTGTTCATGGGCGTAAAGATGAACCAGCCGCTGAAGGCTGACCTGTTCACCTTCGAAATCCCCGAGGGTGCCGACGTCATCTCCGAGTGA
- the serS gene encoding serine--tRNA ligase, whose product MLDSKLVRTQLQDVAARLATRGYQLDVARIEALEAQRKTVQTRTEQLQAERNARSKSIGQAKQRGEDIAPLLADVDRMGSELESGKLELDRIQSDLDHLMLSIPNLPHESVPVGADEDQNVEVRRWGTPKTFDFAVQDHVALGEQHGWLDFETAAKLSGARFALMRGPIARLHRALAQFMIDLHTGEHGYEEAYTPYLVQAPALLGTGQLPKFEEDLFKISREGEADFYLIPTAEVSLTNIVAGEILDAKQLPLKFVAHTPCFRSEAGASGRDTRGMIRQHQFDKVEMVQIVEPSKSFEALEELTGNAEKVLQLLQLPYRLLSLCTGDMGFGATKTYDLEVWVPSQDKYREISSCSNCGDFQARRMQARYRNPETGKPELVHTLNGSGLAVGRTLVAVLENYQQADGSVVVPEVLKPYMGGIDVIG is encoded by the coding sequence ATGCTTGATTCGAAACTGGTACGCACTCAGCTACAGGACGTGGCGGCCCGCCTGGCCACCCGTGGCTACCAGCTGGACGTGGCGCGCATCGAGGCGCTGGAAGCTCAGCGCAAGACCGTGCAGACCCGCACCGAACAACTCCAGGCTGAGCGCAACGCGCGCTCCAAGTCCATCGGCCAGGCCAAGCAGCGCGGTGAGGACATTGCGCCGTTGCTGGCGGACGTGGATCGCATGGGCTCGGAACTCGAATCCGGCAAACTCGAGCTGGATCGTATCCAGAGCGACCTCGACCACCTGATGCTGAGCATTCCCAACCTGCCGCATGAGTCCGTGCCGGTTGGCGCCGACGAGGACCAGAACGTCGAGGTTCGTCGCTGGGGCACGCCAAAAACCTTCGACTTCGCCGTGCAGGATCATGTCGCATTGGGCGAACAGCATGGCTGGCTGGATTTCGAAACGGCCGCCAAGCTGTCCGGTGCCCGCTTCGCCCTGATGCGCGGTCCGATTGCCCGTCTACATCGTGCGCTGGCGCAGTTCATGATCGACCTGCACACCGGCGAGCATGGCTATGAAGAGGCCTACACGCCCTATCTGGTACAAGCTCCGGCTTTGCTGGGCACTGGCCAGCTGCCGAAGTTCGAGGAAGATCTGTTCAAGATCAGCCGAGAGGGCGAAGCCGATTTCTATCTGATTCCTACCGCCGAAGTGTCGCTGACCAACATCGTTGCCGGCGAGATTCTCGATGCCAAGCAGCTGCCGCTGAAGTTCGTCGCGCATACGCCGTGTTTCCGCAGCGAGGCCGGTGCTTCCGGCCGCGACACCCGCGGCATGATCCGCCAGCACCAGTTCGACAAGGTTGAGATGGTGCAGATCGTCGAGCCTTCAAAATCCTTCGAGGCGCTGGAAGAGCTGACCGGCAACGCCGAGAAGGTGCTGCAGCTGCTGCAGCTGCCGTACCGTCTGCTGTCGTTGTGCACGGGCGACATGGGTTTCGGCGCGACCAAGACCTATGACCTGGAGGTCTGGGTACCGAGCCAGGACAAGTACCGCGAGATTTCCTCCTGCTCCAACTGCGGCGATTTCCAGGCCCGGCGCATGCAGGCGCGCTATCGCAACCCGGAAACCGGCAAGCCTGAACTGGTGCACACACTCAATGGCTCCGGCCTGGCCGTAGGCCGCACCCTGGTCGCCGTACTGGAGAACTACCAGCAGGCCGACGGTAGCGTGGTAGTGCCGGAGGTGCTGAAGCCTTACATGGGCGGCATCGACGTCATCGGCTGA
- the ftsK gene encoding DNA translocase FtsK, with protein sequence MADYGSSRRRRRKESVLKNSSSTAPATVWRQQLHYRLKEGALIALGALCVYLWMALLTYDPGDPGWTHTSNIDQVRNAAGRAGAWFADVLFMALGYFAYLFPLLLGVKTWQVFRARHQPWEWNGWLFSWRLIGLVFLVLSGSALAYIHFQAAPGLPASAGGALGESLGQLAVLSLNVQGSTLALLAFFLFGLTVFTDLSWFKVMDITGKITLDLIELIQSAFSRWWNARAERKQMVAQLREVDDVVSEVAAPMVRDRREQAKIKERIIERDDALAKHMSERDKRVAPVIAPAAPPKAAEPSKRVLKEKQANLFVDPLIEGSLPPISILDAAEKQQKQYSPESLEAMSRLLEIKLKEFGVEVIVESVHPGPVITRFEIQPAAGVKVSRISNLAKDLARSLAVISVRVVEVIPGKTTVGIEIPNEDRQIVRFSEVLSSAPYDDAKSPVTIALGHDIGGKPVIADLAKMPHLLVAGTTGSGKSVGVNAMILSILFKSTPEEARLIMIDPKMLELSIYEGIPHLLCPVVTDMKEAANALRWSVAEMERRYKLMAAMGVRNLAGFNRKVKDAEEAGTPLTDPLFRRENMDDQPPPLKSLPTIVVVVDEFADMMMIVGKKVEELIARIAQKARAAGIHLILATQRPSVDVITGLIKANIPTRMAFQVSSKIDSRTILDQGGAEQLLGHGDMLYLPPGTGLPIRVHGAFVSDEEVHRVVEAWKARGAPDYIEEILVGVEDTGNGFDGSSGEGSGEGSEEDPLYDEAVRFVTESRRASISAVQRKLKIGYNRAARMIEAMEMAGVVTSMNTNGSREVLAPPPMRD encoded by the coding sequence ACCTTTGGATGGCCTTGCTGACCTACGATCCAGGCGATCCGGGCTGGACGCATACAAGCAATATCGATCAGGTGCGTAACGCAGCGGGGCGCGCTGGCGCCTGGTTTGCCGATGTCCTGTTCATGGCCTTGGGCTATTTCGCCTACCTGTTTCCGCTGTTGCTCGGGGTCAAGACCTGGCAGGTATTCCGTGCCAGGCATCAGCCCTGGGAATGGAATGGCTGGCTGTTCTCATGGCGTCTGATCGGGCTGGTATTTTTGGTGCTGTCCGGTTCGGCCTTGGCTTATATCCATTTCCAGGCAGCACCTGGCTTGCCGGCGTCCGCAGGCGGAGCGCTCGGCGAAAGCCTCGGCCAGCTTGCCGTGCTTTCGCTGAACGTGCAGGGCAGTACCCTGGCGCTGTTGGCATTCTTCCTGTTTGGCCTGACCGTCTTTACTGATCTGTCCTGGTTCAAGGTAATGGACATCACCGGCAAGATCACGCTTGATCTGATCGAGCTGATTCAGAGCGCTTTCAGCCGCTGGTGGAATGCCCGGGCCGAGCGCAAGCAGATGGTTGCCCAGCTGCGCGAAGTGGACGATGTGGTGAGCGAGGTGGCTGCGCCGATGGTGCGCGACCGCCGTGAGCAGGCCAAGATCAAGGAGCGCATCATCGAGCGTGATGATGCCCTGGCCAAGCACATGAGCGAGCGCGACAAGCGTGTGGCTCCGGTGATCGCCCCGGCTGCACCGCCCAAAGCTGCCGAACCGAGCAAGCGCGTGCTGAAAGAAAAGCAGGCCAACCTCTTCGTCGACCCGCTGATCGAAGGCAGCTTGCCGCCGATCTCGATACTCGATGCTGCCGAGAAACAACAGAAGCAGTATTCGCCTGAGTCGCTGGAGGCGATGTCGCGGTTGCTGGAAATCAAGCTGAAGGAATTCGGTGTAGAGGTCATCGTCGAGTCGGTTCATCCGGGCCCGGTCATCACTCGCTTCGAGATTCAGCCAGCGGCCGGTGTAAAGGTCAGTCGTATCTCCAACCTGGCCAAGGACCTTGCGCGATCGCTAGCGGTGATCAGCGTGCGCGTGGTCGAGGTGATTCCAGGCAAGACCACGGTAGGCATCGAGATACCCAACGAGGATCGCCAGATCGTGCGCTTCTCCGAGGTGCTTTCTTCCGCGCCTTATGACGACGCCAAGTCGCCTGTCACCATCGCCCTTGGCCACGATATCGGCGGCAAGCCGGTTATTGCCGACCTGGCGAAGATGCCGCACCTGCTGGTAGCCGGTACCACCGGTTCGGGTAAGTCGGTGGGCGTCAACGCGATGATTCTGTCGATCTTGTTCAAGTCCACGCCGGAAGAGGCGCGGCTGATCATGATCGACCCGAAGATGCTCGAACTGTCGATCTACGAAGGCATTCCGCACCTGCTCTGCCCGGTGGTTACCGACATGAAGGAGGCGGCCAACGCGCTGCGCTGGAGCGTCGCCGAAATGGAGCGTCGCTACAAACTAATGGCGGCAATGGGGGTGCGTAACCTCGCCGGCTTCAATCGCAAGGTCAAGGACGCCGAAGAGGCGGGCACACCGCTTACCGATCCGCTGTTCCGTCGCGAAAACATGGACGATCAGCCGCCGCCGCTGAAATCCCTGCCGACCATCGTCGTGGTGGTGGACGAATTCGCCGACATGATGATGATCGTCGGCAAGAAGGTCGAAGAACTGATCGCACGTATCGCGCAGAAGGCGCGGGCGGCGGGCATTCATTTGATCCTCGCCACTCAGCGTCCATCGGTGGATGTGATCACCGGTCTGATCAAGGCCAATATCCCGACCCGTATGGCGTTCCAGGTATCGAGCAAGATCGATTCGCGGACCATCCTCGACCAGGGCGGTGCCGAACAGCTGTTGGGTCACGGTGACATGCTCTATTTACCGCCGGGCACCGGCCTGCCGATTCGTGTGCATGGCGCATTCGTTTCCGACGAAGAGGTGCACCGGGTGGTTGAGGCATGGAAGGCCCGTGGCGCGCCCGATTACATTGAGGAAATCCTCGTTGGCGTGGAAGACACTGGCAACGGCTTTGATGGCAGCAGTGGCGAAGGTAGCGGAGAAGGCAGTGAAGAAGACCCGCTGTACGACGAGGCCGTGCGCTTCGTCACCGAAAGCCGCCGTGCATCGATTTCCGCGGTGCAGCGCAAACTCAAGATTGGCTATAACCGCGCCGCGCGCATGATCGAAGCCATGGAAATGGCCGGTGTGGTGACATCCATGAATACCAATGGCTCGCGGGAAGTCCTCGCGCCGCCGCCTATGCGCGATTGA